Genomic DNA from Fimbriimonas ginsengisoli Gsoil 348:
ATCATCGGCCTCGTCATCGGCGGAATTTTCCTCTGTTGCCTATTACCGCTTGGTCTCCTTGCCGGGGGCGGGCTGTGGGCTTTCAACAACAGTAAGCCCTTTATCGGTTGCTCCATGGCCTACTCGGGCGTCCGTACCGCCGTAATGCAGTACGCCCACGCCCATAAGGAAAAGCTTCCCAAGGCCGAAACCTGGATGGACGATGTACGCCCCTACTACCAGAAGGAGTACGCCAAGACCAGCGACGACGCGGGCAAGATGTTCAAACTGATGCCGCCCGAAGGCGCATGGTCCTGCGAAGATGGCGCCGGCGGACATACCGGTATGGCTTTCAACAAAGAACTCAGCGGTAAAGCCCTTGACTCGATCAAGAACAAGGACACCACCTTCATGGTCTTTGAGACGCCGACACCCCCGTCTAATAATCTCTCGGCGAAATACGAAGAGCTACCCCACGCCACGAGCCCTAAGATTTTCGGCAAGCCGCGCGGCTGGTTCCGAGTGCCAGTCGAGGGAGACGTGCTGATGGGCAAAAAGCGAGCCCCCAACGCCAACGGCAACATTCAGGTCAACGTCGACGACAAAAGCTCGAACTAGATGATCATTCGTGCCCCGACCGTCACGGCCCGGGCACGGTTCGTTCCGGGCGGGCGTATACTAGGGTGAAGGCCGCCGGTCTTCCGTGAAGCACAATGCCTAACCTAATCGCAAACATTTTCGGAGTCGAGCAGTGGCTCGTCATTCTGGTACTTGCCCTCCTGCTATTTGGTGGCAAGAAGATCCCGGAGCTGATGCGTGGCGTCGGCAAGGGCGTGGGCGAGCTTCAAAAGGGTTTGGAAGAAGGTAAGCGCCAGATCACGCAAAGCATGCACGAAGACGATTCCGAGGCCAAATCGCACGAGCCCAAGGAAACCGTCAAGCGAAGCGAATCCGATGTCGCTTCGAGCTCCAAGTAACCTCCCGCCGTGACATTCGGCTGGGAAGGGTTCTCGTTCGACCATCCCGATGATTGGGCGCCCGTGGTGCTTACCGGCAACCGCGAGCAAGGTTACGCCCGCCTCTCCTCCAGCGGACGCATCATTATTCAAATCCGCTGGAAGCGGATGAAGCGCCCTGCCGATGCCGCCGGCTTCCTTGACACATATCTAGCCAAGATGGAGCGCGACGCCCGTAAAGGGAAAGGCGGCTTCCGGTCCGAGCGGTCGGAAGATAATGGACGCCTTACCTACCGCTACTCGGGCGATAACTTCGGAAAGGGCGCCCTCTTTCAGCCGCCGGACGACGGCCGAGCGTTCGTGCTCGAAGTCGCATCTACCAAAGACGATTCGCTGGGACCGCTCTTACGGCAAGCACTGGGCTCGTTTCGCACCGATCCCCAGGTCGACCGCTGGAGCGCATTCGGCTTAGACGTTGTCCTACCGAAAGGCCTAGAGGTCGAGCGTAAAGACTTCCGCGCTGGCAAAACCTTGGTCTCTTTCAAAGCCAAGCGAGTCCGCCTAAGCGCCGAACGTTGGGGGTTCGCGGATCAACTCCTAGCAAAGCACGGCTTAGAGCCGTGGGCCCGCGCCATTTTTGACGCCAAAGGGGCCGCGGTCACCGCGGAGGGAGACGGAATACGGCTGACCATACCGACAACCCCGATCCGTCCCGGTACCGAGGCGATCGTCCGGCCGCAGCTCGAACGCAACCAGATTGTCGTCATTAGGTCGACGACCCGCGACGCAAAATGGAGGCCGCAATGGGACTGGTTGAAGTAGCCCGCCAGTGGATCGCCCCCAAGCCGCGCATCTCCTTCGAGGAGCTTAGCAAAGCGAAGCCGGTCCGGAATCCGGCCGTGGTCGAGACCCCCGGCGAGGAGGGAGTCCTCCTGCTCCAAGCCCCCCTCATGCAGCAGGGACGCGGCTTCGCCGGATGGATGGCAAAGCGGATGAACGCCCCCGACACCAAAACGTTCGAGCTGGAGCCAGTCGGCGCATTCGTATGGACTCTCTGCGACGGAAAGCACACCGTCGAGGCGATCTCGCGTAAGCTGCGAGATCGATACAAAATGAATCGGCTGGAAGCGGACGCGGCTCTTAACGCGTTCTTACAGATGTTGGGCCAACGGCGGCTCATCACCCTAACGACGGGGAAAAAGAAGTGAATCAGACCGAATTCAAAAACGTCGACCCTCCCTTTTGGGTCGCTTGGAATCAGGCCCGAGCGAGCATTCGCGTGCGGTTCTTCCGCCAAATGATCACCTCGGCCGGCATCGCCCTCGGCATCGCCTTCTTCTGCAGCATGCAGACCATCCGAGTCGCCGGAACCAATAACGTGCAATCCGAAGCCCAGCTCCGGTGGCTTGTGGGAACCTCGCTGGTGATGTGCCTCGTCGGCGTCACCAATTCGATGCTGATGTCGGTCACCGAGCGGTTCCGCGAGATCGGCACGATCAAGTGTCTCGGCGCTTCCGACGGCTTCATCGTCAAAGTTTTCTTCTTGGAGGCCCTGATCCTTGGCATCCTCGGATCGTTGCTGGGGTCCCTACTGGGCACCGGAATCATGGCCGTCGTCCAATCCGCCCAGGGCGGCCATGTCCCGCTTACCAGCGGCACCGGCGTCGTGCTCCTAGGCACCGCCATTGGAACCGCGATGACGGTTTTGGCGGCAATCGCCCCCGCGATGCAAGCCGCCCGCATGCCCGCCGCCGCGGCATTGAGAGTGGAAGTATGAACGATCGAGAAGTCGTCGTCCGAACGGTTAACGTCGTCAAGCAGTACGGCGAGGGAGAGGCCGCGGTCCGCGCCCTCAACGGCGTCACCTGCGAGATCTACACCGGCGAATATCTGTCGATCATGGGCCCCTCGGGCTCCGGTAAATCCACCCTCTTCAACATGATCGGAGGCCTGGATAAGCCGAATGAGGGTTCGGTCTACGTCAACTCGGTCGACATCGCCCAGCTCACCCCCCGCGAGCTCGCCTTCCTCCGTTGCCATACCATCGGCTACATCTTCCAGACCTTCAACCTCATCACGGTTCGAACCGCCCTCGAAAACGTGACCCTGCCAATGCTCTTCGCCGGGCTGCAGCCCGACGAGGCGGAGGCACGGGGGATGGAGCTCCTGACCCTCGTCGGCCTCGGCCACCGCTACCACCACCGCCCCAGCGAGCTCTCCGGCGGTCAGCAACAGCGCGTGGCAATCGCCCGCTCCCTTGCGAACAGCCCGGCGATCATCCTCGCCGATGAACCCACCGGCAACCTCGACCTCAAAACCGGTCAGGAAATCATCGACCTTCTCCGCCAGCTCAATAGCGAACGGGGGGTAACCATCATCTCTGCCACCCACGACCACAAAATGCTGGACGTCAGCGACCGCATCTTTCACATCCGCGACGGCCAGCTCGCCCAAGTAGAAACCCGGGCCGAACTGGACGCCGCCGCCGCGGTTTAGCGAAAAAAACGGGGCGCTCGCTTTGCGAGCGCCCCGTTTTTTCTATTTACTTACTTGGCCGGCTGCAGCGTCGCGATAGTGGTCGTCGTCGCCGAGCTCTCGATCGTAAGGCCCGCGTCGGCGATCTCGACCGTCGACTTCGACTTGCCCTTCGTCTCGGAGCGGAGAACCTTGCCGGTCGACTTCTCGACCAGGCTCTCAACCGTCATGTCGACGGTGCCCTTCACGTGCACGCTCATCTGAGCCATCGGGTTGTTGGTGTCTTCCGGCTTCGGCAGCTTCGACGTGTCGACGTCGAACTTGACCGGACCGCTCGTGGAGACGATCCACACGTCCTTGTCGTCCAGCTTCTTCTCGCCGACGAGCTTGGAGGTCAGCTTCTGATCGGTCGGCCCGGTGAACTGGCTCTTTGGAACGATCACGTCCCACGTATCGCCGATCTTGACCGCCTTCTCAGGAAAGTCAACGAAGACCGGGTTCGGGCCCGCTTGCTGAGCCGCGCCCATCTGAACCATCGCCTGGGCCAGCTTGGCCTTATCCAATTCGAGGTGTCCCAGGGAGTCGAGAGTTCCCTTCATCGAGCTCGGCTTCGGCTTGTTGTTGTTGATCATGTCCGCGATCGGACCGTCCGCTTCCAACTTGTCGTACGTGGTCTCAACCGTGACATCCGCCTTACCCTTCTCGGCGTCGACCTTGCCGGTCGTGATCTTGTAAGTGGTGGACGAGTTGATTCCCATCTCCATGTCGCCGGCCGGGGTACCGGACATGGTCTGCTTGACCTTGCTTTCGATCTTGTAGGTGTCGACCGAATTTTCCTTGAGCGTCAGCCGGAGGACCAAGCCGTCCTGGCGTACGAAGGCGACGGATGCGAAGGCCATTCCGGCCAGAACGAGGATCTTGCTGTATCGCTTCATAAAAGTCATTTTGCGCTAAACGGCGCTTCGTCATATGTTACGCTCCGCAGTTCCCTTCGGTTACGATACGGTGCGTGTCCTTTTCGTTCATTGCCGCTCTTTTGGCTGCCCCACCCACCCTCACCCTCATTTTTGGCGGGGACGTGATGCTGAACGGAATCCCACCAAGCCCCAAAACCTTCGCCGGCATCGCCGCCACCTTGCACTCCGGCGACCTCGCGATGGCCAACCTGGAGGTCCCCCTCACCGATTGCCGGGTGGCGACCACCCGTAAAAGCCCCGCCGAAGTGAAGAAGAAGGATCAGTGGATTCTCAAGGCTTCTCCCGCCCACGTCCCGTTCCTCCAAGTCGCTGGCTTAGGTGCGGTGAGCCTCGGCAACAACCATGCCATGGACTACGGCCAAGCCGGGCTAAACGAAATGCGGCGCGCCCTATCCAAGGCCGGGATCGTCCACGCCGGCGCGGGCGATAATTCGAGCGACGCGAACCGCCTCGGCGTGATCTGCCTTCGCGACGGAACACGGGTCGGGATGCTCTCCGTCCTCGCCTTCATGACCCCCGGCGCCCTCCGAAAAACCACCCCCGCCACCCTGACCAGCGCCGGAGTCGCCGTCCTAAGCTTCGGTGGCCGAATCGACGATCGAGCGAAGTCGAAGCTCGCCGCCTGGGTCGCCAATGCCCGCCGCAAGTGCGACTGCGTCATAATCGCCGCTCACTGGGGCACCGAGCGGAAGCCCCTTCCCAACCCCTACCAGGTGACCCTCGGCCGAGCCCTCATCGACGCCGGCGCCGACGTGGTCTGGGGAAACCACCCCCACGTCCTCCAAGGCGCCGAGTTCTACCGCGGCCGCCCGATCCTCTATTCGATGGGCAATCTCATCTCCGCCCTCCCCGCCACCACCGGCTTCGCCCGCCTTCGACACCGCGGCCAACGCTGGACTCTTGAGTTCTTCCCGGCCAACGTTTCTCGCGGTCAGGTGTCGGTTGTCCCTGCAAAAGCGTCCGCCCCCGCACGTAGCGCCTACCAAGCCCTCTGCCAAGCCATCCAATCCAAGTACCCCAACCCCAACTCCTGCGCCCCGATCGTCTCCGCCCCCCAAAGATAAGCAAGCGCCCAACGCCCTAACGCCCAACGCCAATCACCCGGTACCCTTAGTCCCATGGACCCAGACGCCCTCTATTCGGATGTGGTCGGCAAATACGGGCGGCACATCAACCCCTACCTCGCTCGCCTCATGTCGTTCGCCGGGTTCGGCGTGGAGATGCGGGCCGAAGGCTGCTACATCTGGGATCAGGAAGGAAATCGCTTCCTCGACTGCCTCGGCGGATACGGCACCTTCAGCCTCGGCCATCGCCACCCCAAGGTCGTCGAGGCAGTTAAGCGTCAGCTCGATGAAATGGCGCTGAGCGGCAAAGCCTTCTTCTCCAAGCAGGCCGCCGACCTCGCCGAGAAACTCGCGGAAATCGCCCCTCCCGGCGTCGAGTTCGTCTTCTTCAGCAACTCCGGCACCGAAGCCGTCGAAGCCGCACTTAAGTTCGCCAAAGGGATGACCGGCCGCGTCAAGATCGTCTCCACCGAAGGGAGCTACCACGGCAAGACGCTCGGTGCGCTGGCCACCACCGGCCGCGAGAAGTACCGAAAGCGGTTCGAGCCGCTCATGCCCGGAGTCGTCTTCGTTCCCTTTGGCGACGCCGAAGCCGCCACCGCCGCCGTTGACGGCGACACCGCCGCGATGATCGTCGAGCCGATCCAAGGCGAAGGCGGAATCATCGTCCCTCCCGACGGCTACCTTCGTGTGCTGAGAGACGCCTGCGACCGCCACGGCGCCCTTCTCATCGCCGATGAAGTTCAATCCGGCCTCGGTCGCGCCGGCGACATGTTCGGCTGCAACCACGACGGCATCTCCCCCGACCTGATGCCCCTCGCCAAGTCGCTTGGCGGCGGGGTCATGCCGATCGGCGCGACGATGGGAACCAAAGCCGTCTTTGAGTCGATCTACAGCCCGAACCCGCTTGCTCACACCTCTACGTTCGGCGGCAACCCCCTCGCCTGCGCCGCCGGTCTCGCCGGAATCCTCGTCCTCCAAGAAGAAGGGCTCGTCGAGCGATCGCGCATCCAGGGCGCAAAGCTAAAAGGCGGCCTCCAAGACGTCGCCGATCGGCAGAACGAGTTGGTAAAAGAGGTCCGGGGCCGCGGCCTCATGATCGGCGTCGAGTTCCAGATGGACGAAGTCGGCGAGCTCGTCGTCGCCCAGCTCCTCAAGCGCGGAGTCTGCGTGGCTTACGCCCTCAACAACCCCAAGGTGCTCCGCTTCGAACCGCCCCTGATCATCTCCGATTCGCAGATCGAAGACGCCGTTACCGCCTTCGATGAAGCCGTAGCCGAGACCGCCGAGCTCCTCGCCGCCATCGCCTAAACCTTTAAAGCTAGACGCGCTTCAAACCCGGCTTCGCCGCTTCATGGATTGGCAAAATCGAGCCGGAGGATTGAGCTGAGGTGGACCCGCCGTAGGCGGACTTCTCTTCGTGCTTGACGCCGATCGAGGTGAACCCTTCGCTCTTCCCGGCGAACGGCTTGTGAATGACGAACGTGACCTTGGTCGACGAGTGCGGCTTCAGCGTTCCGATCTTCTTCGGAACTCCCGAAGGAACGAGCCCCTCGAAGTCCACCTTGTCGATCTCGACGTTCTCCAGCGTCGTGGACGTCGCGTTATCCACCTTGACCTGAATCTCGAGATCGGTCCCGACGCGCCAGACCTCTGTCGTAACCGTCGGGTCAGGTGCGGCAGGCATTGCAGAGCTAACCATCACCGGCCGCAAGCTTCCCGGTATCAGCAGCCCACGAATAATCGGAACCAACTCCCGGACTCCCACCAACACGACCGGGATCGCGACCAATACGACCGCGACGACGATCAGCGTCCGCCGCCTAGCTTCGGCCTCCGGAGTTTGACTTGGGATCATTCCCCTTGCATTTTATCTCACTGGACGAAAACCGGCTTTTGATCCGCAAGGTGACCGGAACCCCCCTTGTAATCGAAATCCATCTCCGTGTCCGGATGTAACTGCTGACCCACCTTGTAAGCTCCCTTGAAGTGGAACGTTACCGTTGCCACTCCCCCTGCCTCGATCGGGCCAAACAATACCTTTGAGGTCGAAACTGCCCTGCCATCCACCGTTGGGAGCAGGTTACAATGCTCCACTCTCACGCCGCTTAGGTTGCGAACCAGATAATTCAACCGAAGTCCGGCAGGCTCCGCAAACGCAGAAATTTCCAGACCGGGAGCCGAGGTTACCGGCCCAGACCACGAGCTGGTCGAGGTGACGGATCCCCCTGCCATTCCTGCCATTACGGCGGTCCCCAGTTTTCGTCCACAGGCGATCACAAGCCCGAAAAGTCCGGCAATCAGGCCAATTGCGGTCAGGCAATAAAT
This window encodes:
- a CDS encoding Sec-independent protein translocase subunit TatA/TatB, giving the protein MPNLIANIFGVEQWLVILVLALLLFGGKKIPELMRGVGKGVGELQKGLEEGKRQITQSMHEDDSEAKSHEPKETVKRSESDVASSSK
- a CDS encoding PqqD family protein; the encoded protein is MGLVEVARQWIAPKPRISFEELSKAKPVRNPAVVETPGEEGVLLLQAPLMQQGRGFAGWMAKRMNAPDTKTFELEPVGAFVWTLCDGKHTVEAISRKLRDRYKMNRLEADAALNAFLQMLGQRRLITLTTGKKK
- a CDS encoding ABC transporter permease, whose translation is MNQTEFKNVDPPFWVAWNQARASIRVRFFRQMITSAGIALGIAFFCSMQTIRVAGTNNVQSEAQLRWLVGTSLVMCLVGVTNSMLMSVTERFREIGTIKCLGASDGFIVKVFFLEALILGILGSLLGSLLGTGIMAVVQSAQGGHVPLTSGTGVVLLGTAIGTAMTVLAAIAPAMQAARMPAAAALRVEV
- a CDS encoding ABC transporter ATP-binding protein, with amino-acid sequence MNDREVVVRTVNVVKQYGEGEAAVRALNGVTCEIYTGEYLSIMGPSGSGKSTLFNMIGGLDKPNEGSVYVNSVDIAQLTPRELAFLRCHTIGYIFQTFNLITVRTALENVTLPMLFAGLQPDEAEARGMELLTLVGLGHRYHHRPSELSGGQQQRVAIARSLANSPAIILADEPTGNLDLKTGQEIIDLLRQLNSERGVTIISATHDHKMLDVSDRIFHIRDGQLAQVETRAELDAAAAV
- a CDS encoding CapA family protein; the protein is MSFSFIAALLAAPPTLTLIFGGDVMLNGIPPSPKTFAGIAATLHSGDLAMANLEVPLTDCRVATTRKSPAEVKKKDQWILKASPAHVPFLQVAGLGAVSLGNNHAMDYGQAGLNEMRRALSKAGIVHAGAGDNSSDANRLGVICLRDGTRVGMLSVLAFMTPGALRKTTPATLTSAGVAVLSFGGRIDDRAKSKLAAWVANARRKCDCVIIAAHWGTERKPLPNPYQVTLGRALIDAGADVVWGNHPHVLQGAEFYRGRPILYSMGNLISALPATTGFARLRHRGQRWTLEFFPANVSRGQVSVVPAKASAPARSAYQALCQAIQSKYPNPNSCAPIVSAPQR
- a CDS encoding aspartate aminotransferase family protein translates to MDPDALYSDVVGKYGRHINPYLARLMSFAGFGVEMRAEGCYIWDQEGNRFLDCLGGYGTFSLGHRHPKVVEAVKRQLDEMALSGKAFFSKQAADLAEKLAEIAPPGVEFVFFSNSGTEAVEAALKFAKGMTGRVKIVSTEGSYHGKTLGALATTGREKYRKRFEPLMPGVVFVPFGDAEAATAAVDGDTAAMIVEPIQGEGGIIVPPDGYLRVLRDACDRHGALLIADEVQSGLGRAGDMFGCNHDGISPDLMPLAKSLGGGVMPIGATMGTKAVFESIYSPNPLAHTSTFGGNPLACAAGLAGILVLQEEGLVERSRIQGAKLKGGLQDVADRQNELVKEVRGRGLMIGVEFQMDEVGELVVAQLLKRGVCVAYALNNPKVLRFEPPLIISDSQIEDAVTAFDEAVAETAELLAAIA